In Mycobacteriales bacterium, one genomic interval encodes:
- a CDS encoding MoaD/ThiS family protein, giving the protein MAIEVGIPTILRTYTGGEKAVEGSGQTLADLFVDLDSRYTGLRDRLVGTDGTLNRFVNVYLNDEDVRFLGGPETPLADGDVVTILPAVAGG; this is encoded by the coding sequence ATGGCGATCGAAGTAGGCATCCCGACGATCCTGCGCACCTACACCGGCGGCGAGAAAGCCGTGGAGGGGTCCGGGCAGACGCTGGCTGACCTCTTCGTCGACCTCGACTCGCGCTACACCGGGCTGCGCGACCGCCTGGTGGGCACGGACGGCACACTCAACCGCTTCGTCAACGTGTACCTGAACGACGAGGACGTCCGCTTCCTCGGCGGTCCCGAGACGCCGCTGGCCGACGGCGACGTCGTCACGATCCTGCCTGCGGTCGCCGGCGGCTGA
- a CDS encoding M67 family metallopeptidase, with protein sequence MLRISRDLHDQIVEHARRDHPDEACGVLAGPAGSDRPARFVPMMNAERSPTFYRFDSMEQLRVWRGMDERDEEPVVIYHSHTATEARPSRTDISLASEPTAHYVLVSTRAPDETEFRSFRIIDGEVTEEPVEIVG encoded by the coding sequence GTGCTTCGGATCAGCCGGGACCTGCACGACCAGATCGTCGAGCACGCCCGCCGCGACCATCCCGACGAGGCGTGCGGGGTGCTCGCCGGCCCGGCCGGGAGCGACCGGCCGGCGCGATTCGTCCCGATGATGAACGCCGAGCGCTCGCCGACCTTCTACCGCTTCGACTCCATGGAGCAGCTGCGGGTGTGGCGTGGCATGGACGAGCGCGACGAGGAGCCGGTGGTGATCTACCACTCCCACACCGCGACCGAGGCCCGGCCGTCGCGCACGGACATCAGCCTGGCGAGCGAGCCGACCGCGCACTACGTGCTGGTGTCCACGCGGGCGCCGGACGAGACCGAGTTCCGCAGCTTCCGGATCATCGACGGCGAGGTCACCGAGGAGCCGGTCGAGATCGTCGGCTGA
- a CDS encoding DUF2017 domain-containing protein — MSSVRRRGRRVRISLTLDEIAILLDLFGQIIVLLGHGDHPGEHADGTMPEPGERDDADIDTELLERLLDTPAEIEPPTDPVLRRLLPDGYRNDDNAAGEFRRLTEGSLRATKRSAVQRVVDDLTAAVAGSDHDGEVQLELKATDAEEWLPAFTDLRLALGTRIGVTEDVADELATVPPGTARHAELETYDWITWLQNAIVLAVLR; from the coding sequence GTGAGCTCGGTCCGGCGTCGCGGCCGGCGGGTACGAATCAGCCTGACCCTCGACGAGATCGCCATCCTGCTCGACCTGTTCGGCCAGATCATCGTGCTGCTCGGCCACGGGGATCACCCCGGTGAGCACGCCGACGGCACGATGCCGGAGCCGGGAGAACGCGACGACGCGGACATCGATACCGAGCTGCTCGAGCGGCTGCTCGACACGCCGGCCGAAATCGAGCCACCGACCGACCCGGTGCTGCGCCGGCTGCTGCCGGACGGCTACCGCAACGACGACAACGCCGCCGGTGAGTTCCGCCGGCTCACCGAGGGCAGCCTGCGGGCGACCAAGCGCTCCGCCGTGCAGCGGGTGGTCGACGACCTCACGGCGGCCGTCGCCGGTAGCGACCACGACGGCGAGGTCCAGCTCGAGCTCAAGGCGACCGACGCGGAGGAGTGGCTGCCGGCGTTCACCGATCTGCGACTCGCCCTCGGCACCCGAATCGGAGTGACCGAGGACGTTGCCGACGAGCTGGCCACGGTGCCGCCGGGCACGGCCCGGCACGCAGAGCTCGAGACGTATGACTGGATCACGTGGCTGCAGAACGCGATCGTGCTCGCCGTACTGCGCTGA
- the clpS gene encoding ATP-dependent Clp protease adapter ClpS, with the protein MTAPAIERTHSPVPEDDVDVERPWVAIVWNDPINLMTYVTWVFQKLFGYSKEKATKLMLDVHTKGRAVVSSGSREQVEHDVERLHAAGLWATVAQD; encoded by the coding sequence ATGACTGCGCCCGCGATCGAGCGCACCCACAGCCCTGTCCCCGAGGATGACGTCGACGTCGAGCGTCCCTGGGTCGCGATCGTCTGGAACGATCCGATCAACCTGATGACCTACGTGACCTGGGTGTTCCAGAAGCTGTTCGGCTACAGCAAGGAGAAGGCGACCAAGCTCATGCTGGACGTCCACACCAAGGGCCGTGCGGTCGTCAGCTCCGGCAGCCGCGAGCAGGTCGAGCACGACGTCGAACGGCTGCACGCCGCGGGGCTGTGGGCCACCGTGGCGCAGGACTGA
- a CDS encoding EamA family transporter, translating to MGRSSNQGKVWAALVAIYLIWGSTYLAIRVAVHPTHGEGVPPLLLAGVRFTLAGVVMIAATARRPAADGAPDPLGWRQWYAAAVIGIALPFGGNGLVTLAERKVPSGITAVMISTIPIWAALIAAAIGRERMTGRHFVGLVLGFTGVGAMVIGTGSGRASGAGILILVIAALSWAAGTVWSTNAPTPRRPLVTTGMEMLCGGIACLITAAALGEFAQFHTDELTAHAWLAFAYLTVIGSLVAYSAYVWLLRNAQLSLVTTYAFVNPVVAVILGSLILDEPFTIRTGIATCAVVVGVILTLTRGIQKPLPHAGDRAPDEVHV from the coding sequence ATGGGGCGCAGTTCCAACCAGGGCAAGGTCTGGGCTGCGCTCGTCGCGATCTACCTGATCTGGGGCTCGACCTACCTCGCGATCCGCGTCGCCGTCCATCCGACCCACGGCGAGGGCGTGCCGCCCCTGCTGCTCGCCGGTGTCCGGTTCACGCTCGCCGGGGTGGTCATGATCGCGGCAACGGCCCGGCGACCGGCCGCAGACGGCGCCCCCGACCCATTGGGTTGGCGGCAGTGGTACGCCGCGGCCGTCATCGGGATCGCGCTGCCGTTCGGCGGCAACGGCCTGGTCACGCTGGCCGAGCGCAAGGTTCCCTCGGGCATCACTGCAGTCATGATCTCGACCATCCCGATCTGGGCGGCGTTGATCGCGGCAGCAATCGGCCGGGAGCGCATGACCGGGCGGCACTTCGTCGGCCTCGTCCTCGGTTTCACCGGCGTCGGCGCGATGGTCATCGGCACCGGAAGCGGGCGCGCGAGTGGAGCGGGCATCCTGATCCTCGTCATCGCCGCCCTCTCCTGGGCGGCAGGAACGGTGTGGTCCACCAACGCCCCCACGCCACGCCGTCCGCTGGTCACGACCGGCATGGAGATGCTGTGCGGCGGGATCGCCTGCCTCATCACGGCCGCCGCGCTCGGCGAGTTCGCGCAGTTCCACACCGACGAGCTCACCGCCCACGCGTGGCTCGCGTTCGCCTACCTCACGGTCATCGGGTCGCTGGTCGCCTACAGCGCCTACGTCTGGCTGCTCCGCAATGCCCAGCTCTCGCTCGTCACGACGTACGCGTTCGTGAACCCGGTCGTCGCCGTCATTCTCGGCTCGCTGATCCTTGACGAGCCGTTCACGATCCGCACCGGCATCGCGACCTGCGCGGTCGTCGTCGGGGTGATCCTGACCCTCACCCGCGGCATCCAGAAGCCCCTCCCGCACGCCGGCGATCGGGCACCTGATGAGGTGCACGTGTGA
- a CDS encoding nicotinate phosphoribosyltransferase: MNTSALLTDRYELTMVDAALRSGQADRRCVFEVFARSLPGRRRYAVVAGLGRLLDDLSRFRFDQDSLAYLAESRVIDDRTRDWLAEFRFGGSIDAYAEGEVYFPGSPVLTVEGGFAECVVLETIVLSILNHDSAVATAAARMIGAACGRPCIEMGSRRTHEIAAVAAARAAYIAGFATTSNLAAGQRWGIPTAGTAAHAFTMVHDDERTAFQAQVDALGRGTTLLVDTYDVIQGIRTAIEVAGPTLGAIRLDSGDLPTQARMARTLLDELGAGQTRIVVTGDLDEYAIAGLASAPIDGYGVGTSLVTGSGNPTAGFVYKLVARRRDDGEWTPVEKRSLGKATHGGRKYAARQLDNGIAVAELVKTLPMAGGRHGRPLQCAAVRDGEAVADVRLSAARERCAASIAELPEHAMKLSPGEPAIDTLMEEARQWSRR; this comes from the coding sequence GTGAACACCTCCGCGCTGCTCACCGACCGGTACGAGCTGACGATGGTCGACGCTGCGCTGCGCAGCGGCCAGGCCGACCGGCGCTGCGTGTTCGAGGTCTTTGCGCGCTCGCTTCCGGGACGCCGCCGCTATGCGGTGGTCGCCGGGCTCGGCCGTCTTCTCGACGACCTGTCCCGGTTCCGCTTCGACCAGGACTCGCTTGCCTACCTGGCCGAAAGCCGGGTCATCGACGACCGCACCCGGGACTGGCTGGCGGAGTTCCGGTTCGGTGGCTCGATCGACGCGTACGCCGAGGGCGAGGTCTACTTTCCCGGCTCGCCGGTCCTCACCGTCGAAGGCGGCTTCGCCGAGTGCGTCGTGCTCGAGACGATCGTGCTGTCGATCCTCAACCACGACAGCGCGGTCGCCACGGCGGCAGCCCGCATGATCGGCGCCGCCTGTGGCCGGCCATGTATCGAGATGGGCTCGCGGCGGACTCATGAGATCGCGGCGGTCGCGGCGGCCCGGGCGGCCTACATCGCCGGTTTTGCCACGACATCCAACCTCGCGGCCGGTCAGCGCTGGGGAATCCCGACCGCCGGCACCGCCGCGCACGCCTTCACGATGGTGCACGACGACGAGCGGACGGCGTTCCAGGCGCAGGTCGACGCGCTCGGGCGCGGCACGACCCTGCTGGTCGACACCTACGACGTGATTCAAGGGATCCGGACCGCGATCGAGGTCGCCGGGCCGACCCTCGGAGCGATCCGGCTCGACTCGGGCGACCTGCCGACCCAGGCCCGGATGGCGAGGACACTGCTCGACGAGCTCGGAGCCGGCCAGACGCGGATCGTGGTGACCGGCGACCTCGACGAGTACGCGATCGCCGGTCTGGCCTCGGCGCCGATCGACGGGTACGGCGTAGGCACCTCGCTGGTGACGGGCAGCGGCAACCCGACCGCCGGCTTCGTCTACAAGCTGGTCGCACGCCGGCGCGACGACGGTGAGTGGACCCCGGTCGAGAAACGCTCGCTCGGCAAGGCCACCCATGGCGGTCGCAAGTACGCGGCCCGGCAGCTCGACAACGGCATCGCAGTCGCCGAGCTCGTCAAAACGCTCCCGATGGCGGGCGGGCGCCACGGTCGACCGCTGCAGTGCGCGGCGGTCAGGGACGGCGAGGCGGTCGCGGACGTGCGCCTCAGCGCGGCGCGCGAGCGGTGCGCGGCATCGATCGCCGAGCTACCCGAACACGCGATGAAGCTCTCACCCGGCGAGCCAGCGATCGACACCCTCATGGAGGAGGCGCGGCAGTGGTCACGGCGTTGA
- a CDS encoding isochorismatase family protein, producing MVTALIVVDVQNDFCEGGSLPVAGGAAVAASISALLAQTDYPVVAATRDAHRDPDGHFSGTPDFVDSWPRHCEIGTPGAEFHPNLDPQRVDAVFDKGEWAAAYSGFEGVDGAGESLADWLRARDVDRVDIVGIATDHCVRATALDAVREGFATTVLLDYTAGVAERTVEAALAQLRDAGITLVGEVHHAA from the coding sequence GTGGTCACGGCGTTGATCGTGGTCGACGTACAGAACGACTTCTGCGAAGGCGGCTCGCTCCCGGTGGCGGGCGGAGCGGCGGTCGCAGCCAGCATCAGCGCGCTGCTCGCGCAGACCGACTACCCCGTCGTCGCCGCCACCCGGGACGCGCACCGTGATCCCGACGGGCACTTCTCGGGCACTCCGGACTTCGTCGACTCCTGGCCACGGCACTGCGAGATCGGCACGCCGGGCGCGGAGTTCCACCCCAACCTCGATCCCCAACGGGTCGACGCGGTCTTCGACAAGGGCGAGTGGGCAGCGGCCTACAGCGGCTTCGAAGGCGTCGATGGGGCCGGCGAGTCGCTGGCGGACTGGTTGCGCGCGCGTGACGTCGATCGGGTCGACATCGTCGGCATCGCCACCGACCACTGCGTTCGGGCAACCGCGCTCGACGCAGTCCGGGAAGGCTTCGCCACCACCGTGCTGCTCGACTACACCGCCGGCGTGGCCGAACGGACGGTCGAGGCCGCGCTGGCGCAGCTACGCGATGCCGGGATCACCCTGGTCGGCGAGGTCCACCACGCCGCTTAG
- a CDS encoding AMP-binding protein has product MVLSRVGALVSEAAGAALATGRVAVRVGIGQPLVRPDRLLGMAGALRHWGMSPGAVCAVNAARDPGRVAVIDDRERVTWADLDRRSTAVATALADRGVVAGDAVALLARNSAAFVVAQAAISKLGADILYANTGFAAPQLGEVLQREGTVAVVADDEFDPLLDEAVPDLPRLTAWVEDGSAPDLSFAAVDATTDPPALPSPGRDSRHVILTSGTTGAPRGAARSVPAPLAAVAAAVSLLDAIPYRPRRTTLLAAPAFHAWGLGNLVVASLLSSTIVMSRRFDPAHTLDLVAEHGVDTLVGVPVMCERLLDVDPAPATPSLRVAAVSGSALAPTLPARFMDRFGDVLYNLYGSTEVAFVSVAGPHDLRVAPTSAGRVLRGVRVALVDDDEQPVAPGEVGRIFAGSGLSFEGYTSGEDKVRIGSLASIGDLGHFGSDGRLYVEGRDDDMVISGGENVYPAEVEELLHHHPAVADVAVVGVTDERFGQALVAHVVRRRDADVRAEELRRYVRTHLANYKVPREVVFHDRLPRNETGKVIKRELARG; this is encoded by the coding sequence GTGGTGCTGAGCCGGGTCGGTGCGCTCGTGTCGGAAGCGGCCGGCGCCGCGCTCGCAACCGGACGGGTCGCGGTGCGCGTGGGGATCGGGCAGCCCCTGGTCCGCCCGGATCGGCTGCTGGGGATGGCCGGCGCACTGCGGCACTGGGGGATGAGTCCCGGTGCGGTCTGCGCGGTCAATGCGGCACGCGACCCGGGGCGCGTCGCGGTGATCGACGACCGGGAGCGGGTTACCTGGGCCGACCTCGACCGGCGCAGCACGGCGGTGGCGACTGCGCTGGCCGATCGCGGTGTCGTCGCCGGCGACGCGGTGGCGTTGCTGGCCAGGAACTCCGCCGCTTTCGTGGTCGCGCAGGCCGCGATCAGCAAGCTCGGCGCCGACATCCTCTACGCGAACACCGGGTTCGCGGCGCCGCAGCTCGGCGAGGTGCTGCAGCGCGAAGGCACGGTTGCCGTCGTCGCCGACGACGAGTTCGACCCGCTCCTCGACGAAGCGGTGCCCGACCTGCCCAGGTTGACGGCATGGGTCGAGGACGGCTCCGCACCCGACCTGAGCTTCGCCGCGGTCGACGCGACAACCGATCCGCCCGCGCTGCCCTCGCCCGGACGTGACAGCCGGCACGTCATCCTGACCAGTGGCACGACCGGCGCGCCACGCGGCGCGGCGCGCTCGGTGCCGGCGCCGCTCGCGGCCGTGGCCGCCGCGGTCTCGTTGCTCGATGCGATCCCGTATCGCCCCCGTCGCACCACCCTGCTGGCTGCGCCCGCCTTTCACGCCTGGGGACTGGGCAACCTGGTGGTCGCCTCGTTGCTGTCGTCGACGATCGTGATGAGCCGCCGTTTCGACCCCGCGCACACGCTCGACCTGGTGGCCGAGCACGGCGTCGACACTCTCGTCGGCGTACCGGTGATGTGCGAGCGGCTCCTCGACGTCGACCCAGCTCCCGCGACGCCCTCGCTGCGGGTCGCGGCGGTCTCCGGCTCCGCGCTTGCACCGACTTTGCCGGCGCGCTTCATGGATCGGTTCGGCGACGTCCTCTACAACCTGTACGGCTCGACGGAGGTGGCGTTCGTCAGCGTTGCCGGCCCGCACGACCTGCGGGTCGCGCCGACCAGTGCCGGCCGGGTGCTGCGCGGCGTCCGCGTCGCGCTGGTCGACGATGACGAGCAGCCGGTTGCTCCTGGGGAAGTCGGTCGCATCTTCGCCGGAAGCGGCCTGTCCTTCGAGGGCTACACCAGCGGCGAGGACAAGGTGCGGATCGGGTCGCTGGCGTCGATCGGCGACCTCGGCCATTTCGGATCGGACGGCCGGCTGTACGTCGAAGGCCGCGACGACGACATGGTGATCTCGGGTGGCGAGAACGTCTATCCGGCGGAGGTGGAGGAGCTGCTCCATCACCATCCGGCGGTCGCGGACGTCGCGGTCGTCGGGGTGACGGACGAGCGGTTCGGCCAGGCCCTGGTCGCCCACGTCGTTCGCCGTCGTGATGCCGACGTGCGGGCCGAGGAGCTCCGCCGGTACGTCCGCACGCACCTCGCGAACTACAAGGTTCCGCGCGAGGTTGTCTTTCACGACCGGCTGCCGAGAAACGAGACCGGAAAGGTCATCAAGCGCGAGCTGGCGCGCGGCTAA
- a CDS encoding ATP-binding protein, whose product MPHEVRLPPHPASVGRARRFVLDELRTMGIADPNAAAELVVSELVTNAVMHAGTPITVRVERWGAGARVEVADGSHSMPGLRAVSVASSSGRGLTLVEHFATAWGADRTDDGKVVWFLVGDPAKAAG is encoded by the coding sequence GTGCCGCACGAGGTTCGCCTGCCGCCACATCCGGCGAGCGTTGGCCGGGCCCGCCGTTTCGTGCTCGACGAGCTGAGGACGATGGGCATCGCCGACCCGAATGCCGCGGCCGAGCTCGTGGTGAGCGAGCTGGTCACGAACGCGGTGATGCACGCGGGTACGCCGATCACGGTCCGGGTCGAGCGGTGGGGTGCCGGCGCGCGGGTCGAGGTCGCCGACGGCAGCCACTCGATGCCTGGGTTGCGAGCGGTGTCGGTTGCGTCCAGCTCCGGTCGGGGGCTGACGCTGGTGGAGCATTTTGCCACGGCCTGGGGAGCGGACCGTACCGACGACGGCAAGGTCGTCTGGTTCCTCGTCGGCGACCCGGCGAAGGCGGCCGGCTGA
- a CDS encoding aldose 1-epimerase family protein codes for MPVAPSGEQIEIRFGEQRAVVVTVGGGLREYTVGGAAVLDGYAVDAMADGARCQTLVPWPNRVQDGKWTWHGDDRQLALTEPEQHNAIHGLVRWSVWRVDRHDEASATVVCTSYPQPGYAWPIEVRNTWTLGPDGLEAETTIVNLGDSPAPVACGFHPYLTVGTATVDDAILTIPGKTRILTGAQQIPTGRESVEGTDYDFRSPRRIGDLEIDHTYTDLQRDADGRARLRLAAPDGSRQVTAWIDEAFGYLEIYTGHTLPDPARRRQGLGVEPMSVPPSALVTGESLVELGPEESWQGHWGINPT; via the coding sequence GTGCCGGTTGCACCGAGCGGGGAACAGATCGAGATCCGCTTCGGCGAGCAACGCGCCGTTGTCGTCACTGTCGGCGGCGGCCTGCGGGAGTACACCGTCGGAGGTGCCGCCGTGCTCGACGGGTACGCCGTCGACGCGATGGCTGACGGGGCGCGCTGCCAGACCCTGGTCCCGTGGCCGAATCGCGTACAGGACGGGAAGTGGACCTGGCACGGGGACGACCGGCAGCTCGCGCTGACCGAGCCCGAGCAGCACAACGCGATCCACGGCTTGGTCCGGTGGTCGGTCTGGCGGGTCGACCGGCACGACGAGGCGAGCGCCACCGTGGTGTGTACGTCGTACCCCCAGCCCGGCTACGCCTGGCCGATCGAGGTGCGCAACACCTGGACGCTCGGACCCGATGGGCTCGAGGCCGAGACGACGATCGTCAACCTCGGCGACTCACCGGCGCCCGTGGCCTGCGGGTTCCACCCCTACCTGACCGTCGGCACCGCGACCGTCGACGACGCGATCCTCACCATCCCCGGCAAGACCCGGATCCTCACCGGCGCCCAGCAGATACCGACCGGGCGAGAGTCCGTCGAGGGGACCGACTACGACTTCCGCTCGCCGCGCCGGATCGGCGACCTCGAGATCGACCACACCTATACGGACCTGCAGCGCGACGCCGACGGACGAGCCCGGCTGCGGCTGGCCGCTCCTGATGGTTCCCGGCAGGTCACGGCGTGGATCGACGAGGCGTTTGGCTACCTCGAGATCTACACCGGGCACACGCTGCCCGACCCGGCCCGCCGTCGCCAGGGGCTCGGTGTCGAACCCATGTCGGTGCCGCCCAGTGCCCTGGTCACCGGCGAGTCGCTCGTCGAATTGGGTCCGGAGGAGTCGTGGCAGGGACATTGGGGAATCAACCCGACCTAA